A single region of the Candidatus Kryptoniota bacterium genome encodes:
- a CDS encoding cytochrome ubiquinol oxidase subunit I has protein sequence MHYPWWYVHDLTSPMLIALIATLHVFVSLYAVGGGLFLAGEVSHAYKINNKALLDYLHSHTFFFILLTVVFGAITGVGIWWTIGLASPLATESLIHIFVFGWAMEYVFFVLEIVSAFIFFYYWGKLKPEVHTTIGWIYAVSAFISLVLITAITAFQLDIGKWTPGHSMWTAFFNPQTYPQIIARTGASLLLTSLYVYLHAAFKLKNDKQLLALVENRAARWSMAGAVLVTIGGAWWQINLPESAKAAMVGASALNILVALIFGATAIVFLMLYFGPFRQPGWINKGFAILYFILGVATTSTGEFIREGVRKPYIIYNYVTGNNVLVSEIPELQRSGYINGGTWTKAYVKQNYPQLLDKDGKVVSSKLLQLPEPDQIAIGRLLFQYHCNDCHSSKGFSSVAELARGWNEDMIHTVVTHLDKAHFFMPPWCGTEEEATVLSKYISSIAFQSPAGMKFTRRESLKNNDVALTGKGGMMK, from the coding sequence ATGCACTATCCTTGGTGGTATGTTCATGATCTGACTTCTCCAATGCTTATCGCTCTTATCGCAACACTTCACGTTTTCGTTTCTCTGTATGCCGTTGGAGGCGGTCTTTTCCTCGCAGGAGAGGTCAGTCACGCTTACAAAATCAACAACAAGGCACTTCTCGATTATCTTCACTCGCACACATTCTTCTTCATTTTGCTCACAGTGGTCTTCGGTGCGATTACAGGAGTGGGCATCTGGTGGACTATCGGTCTTGCATCTCCTCTTGCAACAGAATCTCTCATTCACATATTTGTCTTTGGCTGGGCGATGGAATACGTTTTCTTCGTCCTTGAAATAGTGTCTGCTTTTATCTTCTTCTATTACTGGGGAAAATTGAAGCCGGAAGTTCATACGACGATCGGCTGGATATATGCCGTGTCGGCTTTTATTAGTCTGGTACTAATTACCGCGATAACCGCATTTCAACTCGACATCGGAAAGTGGACTCCCGGCCATTCGATGTGGACCGCGTTTTTTAATCCTCAGACGTATCCGCAGATTATCGCGCGGACGGGCGCTTCTCTTTTGCTCACATCGCTTTATGTTTACCTTCACGCTGCTTTCAAGCTGAAGAACGATAAACAGCTTCTCGCCCTGGTTGAAAACCGGGCTGCAAGATGGTCGATGGCCGGCGCCGTACTTGTGACGATCGGAGGTGCCTGGTGGCAGATCAATCTCCCCGAAAGCGCAAAGGCGGCGATGGTCGGTGCGAGCGCATTGAATATTTTGGTCGCATTGATATTCGGCGCGACGGCAATCGTTTTCCTGATGCTGTACTTCGGACCATTCAGACAGCCGGGCTGGATCAACAAGGGCTTTGCAATTCTGTATTTCATTCTCGGCGTCGCCACCACCAGCACTGGCGAATTCATCAGAGAAGGCGTGAGGAAACCTTACATAATCTATAACTATGTCACTGGAAATAATGTCCTGGTCTCCGAGATACCCGAACTCCAGCGATCGGGATATATCAACGGTGGGACATGGACGAAAGCATATGTAAAACAAAATTACCCGCAGCTCCTTGACAAGGACGGAAAAGTCGTCAGCAGCAAGCTGCTCCAGCTTCCCGAACCCGATCAGATTGCGATCGGACGACTGCTGTTCCAGTACCACTGCAACGATTGCCATTCATCAAAAGGATTCTCATCTGTTGCCGAGTTGGCCAGAGGATGGAACGAGGATATGATTCATACCGTCGTCACTCACCTCGACAAGGCACACTTCTTCATGCCACCGTGGTGCGGCACCGAGGAGGAGGCGACGGTTCTCTCAAAATATATTTCAAGCATAGCATTCCAATCGCCCGCCGGTATGAAGTTCACGAGAAGAGAGAGTCTGAAGAACAATGACGTGGCATTGACGGGGAAAGGAGGAATGATGAAATGA
- a CDS encoding peptidylprolyl isomerase: MSAFKLFLGLSVLALTMSGCAALEGLGSNVTPPTLIERTPFPKLPSNVTSNDFYLKMHLLISTDGMVKQASLENSSGDPLWDTLAIGCVLQWRYSPAMSDNKAIQMKIDQTAHVIYVPPIMMELSEIRLSNSESANQVYTDLKAGKSFDTLAVQYSIAPTKAKGGYLGKIDINRYPDDVIDALNDLKPGEFTAPLKLGVYTVIFLRAQKQTQPEALK; this comes from the coding sequence ATGTCAGCATTTAAGCTGTTTCTAGGCCTCTCCGTCCTTGCCCTCACAATGAGCGGTTGTGCAGCACTGGAAGGATTAGGATCAAACGTCACTCCTCCGACCCTGATCGAGAGGACTCCCTTTCCGAAACTGCCCAGCAATGTGACATCAAATGACTTTTATCTCAAGATGCATCTCTTGATTTCGACTGATGGCATGGTCAAACAAGCAAGTCTCGAGAACTCGAGCGGCGATCCATTATGGGACACGCTTGCCATAGGATGCGTGCTTCAGTGGCGGTACTCACCCGCGATGTCGGATAACAAGGCGATCCAGATGAAGATCGACCAGACTGCGCACGTGATATATGTTCCTCCAATCATGATGGAGCTCTCTGAAATTCGTCTTTCCAATTCTGAGAGTGCGAATCAGGTCTATACAGATTTGAAAGCCGGGAAAAGTTTTGATACTCTCGCCGTACAGTACTCGATCGCGCCCACAAAAGCGAAAGGCGGATACCTGGGCAAAATTGATATCAACAGGTACCCCGATGATGTTATCGACGCCCTGAACGATCTTAAGCCGGGAGAGTTCACGGCTCCGTTGAAGCTCGGGGTTTATACTGTGATTTTCCTGCGAGCTCAGAAACAAACACAGCCTGAGGCGCTGAAGTAG
- the nusA gene encoding transcription termination factor NusA codes for MHAEKSEIISASAEIAKEKGIDKEVVSEILEEVFTGIVKKKYGEDVETDIVTNVDRGEIEIYVIKNIVEHVENQAKEISLETLKQLEPDGEFEIGDQYPEQVPPEELGRRLVVFARQTFLQRLHEYEKNVIYDEYNKMIGEIVVGEIYQVKRDFILVNHNRRELFLPRSEQISNEHYRKNSTIRAVVKEVRKGTSGPQVIISRADPMFLKKLFEMEIPEIFDGVVEIRAIARDPGKRAKVAVLSTDSRVDAVGACVGMKGVRIHSIVRELNNENIDVLLYSDDPAQFVERSLTPAKVTRVVVDKENRKSQVWVDTNQESVAIGKEGINVKLASRLTGFDIDLMREGVAPESKGAAREKTGTEMYDIDLSEFKEELGEGLLTKFLDAGYLTARNVLEATEEEIKLDVAVPDEEIAKIKEMMRKELEEEPENESPDSSTVQDE; via the coding sequence ATGCACGCCGAGAAAAGTGAAATCATCTCTGCTTCGGCGGAGATTGCCAAAGAAAAAGGCATCGACAAGGAAGTCGTCTCGGAAATTCTTGAAGAGGTCTTCACCGGCATAGTGAAGAAGAAATACGGCGAAGACGTTGAAACAGATATAGTCACCAACGTTGACCGCGGAGAAATTGAGATATATGTAATCAAGAACATAGTGGAGCATGTGGAGAACCAGGCGAAGGAAATCAGCCTAGAGACTCTGAAGCAGCTCGAACCGGACGGTGAGTTTGAGATCGGTGATCAGTACCCCGAGCAAGTGCCTCCCGAAGAACTTGGCCGTCGACTCGTTGTCTTCGCAAGGCAGACGTTTCTTCAGCGGCTTCATGAATACGAGAAAAATGTAATCTATGACGAATACAACAAGATGATCGGGGAGATCGTGGTCGGAGAGATCTATCAGGTGAAAAGAGATTTCATTCTCGTGAACCACAATAGACGTGAATTGTTCCTCCCGAGATCCGAACAGATTTCCAACGAGCACTATCGCAAGAATTCGACAATCAGAGCGGTGGTGAAGGAAGTGAGAAAGGGAACGTCCGGACCTCAGGTGATCATTTCGCGGGCCGACCCGATGTTTCTGAAAAAACTCTTCGAAATGGAGATCCCGGAAATATTCGACGGCGTCGTGGAAATTAGAGCAATAGCCAGGGATCCCGGCAAGCGGGCAAAGGTTGCCGTGCTGTCGACCGATTCGCGGGTTGATGCGGTCGGTGCGTGCGTCGGCATGAAGGGCGTGAGGATCCACTCGATAGTTCGCGAGCTCAATAACGAGAATATTGATGTCCTTCTCTATTCGGATGATCCGGCGCAGTTCGTCGAACGCTCGTTGACGCCCGCGAAGGTAACCCGCGTCGTGGTAGACAAGGAGAATAGGAAATCGCAGGTTTGGGTGGACACTAACCAGGAATCGGTGGCCATCGGAAAAGAAGGGATAAATGTGAAACTCGCTTCCCGGCTCACAGGATTCGACATCGACCTCATGAGAGAGGGCGTTGCACCGGAATCGAAGGGCGCCGCGAGGGAGAAGACAGGTACGGAGATGTACGACATAGACTTGTCCGAGTTCAAGGAAGAACTCGGCGAGGGGTTGCTCACAAAATTTCTCGATGCCGGGTATCTCACTGCGAGAAATGTCCTGGAAGCAACGGAAGAGGAGATCAAGCTCGATGTAGCGGTACCTGACGAAGAAATTGCAAAAATAAAAGAGATGATGCGTAAGGAACTCGAGGAAGAACCGGAAAATGAATCCCCCGATAGTTCCACTGTGCAAGACGAATAG
- the infB gene encoding translation initiation factor IF-2 codes for MAESTAKKKLVTKVASEFQVSADQIVDFLKSKGHDKVKRTSSVDEKMYTEVAAHFKKELDQVEKRQKIKEHLTEKQEEKIAVKKLVDTVTVERHPVESRIETAPPPEGAVVETGPTALTGKPQVLDTTPHEVGGQVVGAGQEAGEVEIVEEPASKETLLAPEETEDVTSDVKETHEAGRKVTTDQAPGTSRVEKKAAVPPAEETGLKIRGRMDLRTGQLISEEEMRLRRELEEAQKKKKEAEALLGTESSASKKKKKKKKKIREESAEVAPTAEVTEDEAKKRKKKKGKHPDVDQAEVDLAFSRTMASLEDAGDSDRNAIRRKKKKEKMEAQQREIEKQEIEKRKLKLPEFVSVGELSKLMNVDVADVISKCISLGLMVSINQRLDLETITLLADDFGYEVELQEEYTDEVLEDRTDAASTLKTRPPVVTIMGHVDHGKTSLLDFIRQTNVVAGEAGGITQHIGAYQVRLPSGKQITFLDTPGHEAFTAMRARGAQVTDIVILVVAADDSVMPQTIEAINHARAANVPLLVAINKMDRPEANPDRIRKQLADQGVLLEEWGGKAQSVEISAKKGTNVELLLEKVLLEAEVLDLKANPDRLARGIVIESTVDKGRGVVATVLVQKGTLNVGDPFVAGTSSGRVRAMTDERGNKIESALPSMPVQVIGSDELPLAGDVIVAVENEKVARDISNRRKIIKREQEMRGTQHHITLEEISKEIKEGMIRQLSIVVKGDVDGSVQALSDSLAKLSNDEVRVEVIHKAVGAISESDVLLAAASNAIILGFHVRPSAAARKLAESESVDIKLYSIIYDAIENIRKALEGMLSPEVHEEIVGTLEVRQIFKVPKFGTVAGSYVSDGKIQRSNKIRLVRDGIVVLEGSIASLKRFKDDVREVEQGYECGVSLENFNDIKVGDTIEAFVIVETQRTLA; via the coding sequence ATGGCTGAAAGCACTGCAAAGAAAAAACTCGTGACGAAGGTCGCTTCTGAATTTCAGGTCTCTGCGGATCAGATCGTGGATTTTCTCAAGTCAAAAGGCCACGACAAGGTCAAACGCACGTCCTCGGTGGACGAAAAGATGTACACCGAGGTTGCCGCACATTTCAAGAAAGAGCTTGATCAGGTAGAGAAACGACAGAAGATCAAAGAACACCTCACTGAGAAACAAGAAGAAAAAATCGCGGTAAAGAAACTTGTCGACACGGTGACTGTTGAAAGGCACCCGGTTGAGTCCAGGATCGAGACCGCTCCTCCGCCGGAAGGCGCAGTCGTTGAAACAGGTCCAACCGCTTTAACCGGCAAGCCGCAGGTACTTGATACCACCCCGCACGAAGTTGGCGGTCAGGTGGTAGGAGCCGGGCAGGAAGCCGGCGAGGTTGAAATTGTCGAAGAACCGGCATCTAAGGAGACACTCCTTGCTCCGGAAGAGACAGAGGATGTGACTTCGGACGTCAAAGAAACGCATGAGGCCGGTCGCAAGGTTACGACAGACCAGGCACCCGGCACTTCGCGCGTCGAGAAAAAAGCGGCTGTCCCTCCTGCTGAGGAGACTGGATTGAAGATACGCGGCCGGATGGACCTCAGAACCGGCCAGCTTATCAGCGAAGAAGAAATGCGGCTGAGGAGAGAGCTGGAGGAAGCCCAAAAGAAGAAGAAAGAAGCCGAAGCTCTCCTTGGCACCGAATCGTCCGCCTCAAAGAAGAAGAAAAAGAAAAAGAAGAAGATCAGGGAAGAGAGTGCAGAAGTCGCCCCCACTGCGGAAGTCACCGAGGATGAAGCCAAGAAACGCAAGAAGAAAAAGGGAAAACACCCTGACGTGGATCAGGCGGAAGTGGACCTCGCGTTCAGTCGGACGATGGCGAGCCTTGAAGACGCCGGTGATTCCGACCGCAATGCAATCCGAAGGAAGAAGAAAAAAGAAAAAATGGAAGCTCAGCAGCGCGAGATAGAGAAACAAGAAATTGAAAAGCGCAAGCTGAAACTACCCGAGTTCGTGTCGGTTGGAGAACTCTCGAAACTTATGAATGTCGACGTGGCCGATGTTATTTCGAAATGTATTTCCCTCGGCTTGATGGTTTCCATTAACCAGAGGTTGGATCTCGAGACGATTACTCTTCTCGCGGACGATTTTGGGTACGAAGTCGAGTTGCAGGAAGAATACACCGATGAGGTCCTCGAAGATAGAACCGATGCAGCCTCGACATTGAAGACCAGACCGCCCGTTGTCACGATCATGGGACATGTTGATCATGGCAAGACTTCTCTCCTGGACTTCATCAGGCAGACTAATGTCGTCGCCGGGGAGGCAGGAGGTATTACACAGCACATCGGAGCTTACCAGGTCAGGCTTCCGAGCGGAAAACAAATCACTTTTCTAGATACTCCCGGCCACGAAGCCTTTACGGCCATGCGCGCCAGGGGTGCTCAGGTGACCGATATAGTCATCCTTGTCGTCGCAGCAGACGACAGCGTCATGCCTCAGACCATTGAAGCGATTAATCACGCCAGGGCAGCAAATGTCCCGCTCCTCGTTGCAATCAACAAGATGGATCGCCCTGAGGCCAACCCCGACAGAATCAGGAAACAGCTTGCGGACCAGGGAGTCCTTCTTGAAGAGTGGGGCGGTAAGGCGCAGTCCGTAGAGATATCAGCTAAGAAAGGAACGAATGTCGAACTTCTCCTCGAGAAAGTCCTGCTCGAGGCCGAGGTCCTGGACCTGAAGGCGAATCCTGACAGGCTCGCGAGAGGTATCGTTATTGAATCGACAGTGGATAAAGGTCGTGGAGTGGTGGCAACAGTCCTCGTCCAGAAGGGAACTCTCAACGTAGGCGACCCGTTCGTCGCCGGCACAAGCAGCGGACGCGTACGCGCAATGACTGACGAGAGAGGCAACAAGATCGAATCGGCTCTCCCCTCGATGCCGGTGCAGGTGATCGGTTCGGATGAGCTCCCGCTTGCTGGCGATGTAATAGTTGCGGTGGAAAACGAAAAGGTCGCCCGCGACATTAGCAATCGCAGAAAAATAATTAAACGCGAACAGGAGATGCGCGGCACCCAGCATCATATCACCCTCGAAGAAATTTCCAAGGAAATAAAGGAAGGTATGATCAGGCAGCTCAGCATCGTCGTGAAAGGCGATGTCGACGGATCCGTGCAGGCACTCAGCGACTCTCTGGCTAAACTTTCGAATGATGAAGTCAGAGTGGAAGTCATTCACAAAGCGGTGGGCGCAATCTCCGAGTCGGACGTCCTGCTTGCAGCCGCATCAAACGCGATCATCTTAGGATTCCATGTCAGACCCAGCGCTGCCGCGAGGAAGTTGGCCGAATCCGAGTCGGTAGACATAAAACTGTACAGCATCATATACGACGCGATTGAGAATATCAGAAAAGCACTTGAAGGAATGCTCTCACCGGAAGTCCACGAAGAAATTGTCGGGACGCTGGAAGTCAGGCAGATTTTCAAGGTCCCCAAGTTCGGAACAGTGGCAGGCTCGTATGTATCCGACGGCAAAATCCAGCGGAGCAACAAGATACGCCTGGTTCGAGACGGGATCGTGGTTCTGGAAGGCTCCATCGCGTCTCTCAAGAGATTCAAGGACGATGTGCGAGAAGTCGAACAGGGTTACGAATGCGGTGTGAGTCTCGAGAATTTTAACGACATCAAAGTCGGAGACACGATCGAAGCATTCGTCATCGTCGAGACCCAGCGCACGCTTGCGTGA
- the rbfA gene encoding 30S ribosome-binding factor RbfA: MSVRTEKVAHLIKEEVGSLIERDYRTSEMGFITVTKVTMSPDLRLAKIYLSIFGDNKTKERTLFLLNESKKDIRRYIGSRVRLKFTPEIALFIDDTLDYVMNIEELLKKAHEHDGK; the protein is encoded by the coding sequence ATGTCCGTCAGAACTGAAAAGGTTGCCCATTTGATAAAGGAAGAAGTGGGATCGTTAATCGAGCGTGACTATCGCACTTCGGAGATGGGATTCATTACAGTCACGAAAGTCACCATGTCCCCCGATCTAAGGCTTGCGAAAATTTATCTCAGCATATTTGGTGATAACAAGACAAAAGAACGAACTCTTTTCTTGCTTAACGAATCGAAAAAAGATATCAGACGTTATATAGGCAGCAGGGTCAGACTTAAGTTTACTCCCGAAATAGCGTTGTTCATCGATGATACATTGGACTACGTCATGAATATTGAAGAGCTTCTCAAGAAGGCACATGAGCATGATGGCAAGTGA
- the truB gene encoding tRNA pseudouridine(55) synthase TruB has translation MMASDGGSIIPVYKPRGITSFEVVRIVRRELNLKKVGHAGTLDPLAEGLLILLTGSKTKMMDELLKVGKEYVATLKLGSVSKSHDLETELVVRAPYVKVSETEIRESLKKYRGQIEQVPPEYSAAWVNGKRAYNLAREGVRFKLKPKVVTISEIEVVSYISPALVLRIACSSGTYVRSLARDIGEDLGCGAVLTELVRTRIGPYSVENAIRLDELKLRFAS, from the coding sequence ATGATGGCAAGTGATGGAGGAAGCATAATCCCGGTCTACAAGCCGAGAGGAATTACTTCGTTTGAGGTCGTGCGGATTGTGCGGAGAGAGCTCAATCTCAAGAAGGTAGGCCATGCAGGGACTCTCGATCCGCTCGCAGAAGGCCTCCTGATTCTCCTGACCGGAAGCAAAACTAAGATGATGGATGAACTTCTGAAGGTCGGTAAAGAGTATGTAGCGACGCTAAAACTCGGAAGCGTTTCGAAAAGCCATGATCTGGAAACGGAATTGGTGGTGAGAGCTCCGTATGTGAAGGTCTCGGAGACCGAAATCAGAGAATCATTGAAGAAATACAGAGGGCAGATTGAACAGGTCCCTCCCGAGTATTCTGCGGCATGGGTAAATGGAAAGCGAGCTTATAACCTGGCGAGAGAAGGAGTCCGGTTTAAACTGAAACCGAAAGTCGTAACCATTTCCGAAATCGAGGTTGTCAGTTACATATCGCCCGCCCTCGTTCTGCGTATCGCTTGCTCGAGTGGAACATATGTGAGGAGCCTTGCAAGGGATATAGGCGAAGATCTCGGATGCGGCGCTGTGCTGACGGAACTGGTGAGGACCCGGATCGGTCCCTACAGCGTCGAAAACGCAATCCGCCTTGACGAACTCAAATTGAGATTCGCGTCATGA
- a CDS encoding bifunctional riboflavin kinase/FAD synthetase yields the protein MIRYSIDEMRFDPKSVVTVGTFDGLHVAHQKILQTLTEKAKAIRGRSVAITFKPHPQEILGKKKVELLLTEEERVQTLSEAGVDEVCLIKFDRDFSLVTAEEFLVELVRGRIGLSELVLGYSHTFGRGAEGNVAFATKVGAKIGFKVDSIDAIKIDGNIVSTSNIKRLLKNGNLALANRMLGRPYAIDGYVIRGDARGRTLGYPTANLRLVDERILYPSNGVYIVEAHVEGDRFTGLASVGVRPTFEESTTVTLEVWISDFHRDIYGKKIRVSFIHRLRDELKFDSPEQLISHMDADKAMMNEYLVRTLNKQKQEF from the coding sequence ATGATACGCTACTCTATCGACGAGATGCGCTTCGATCCGAAATCTGTGGTCACCGTCGGCACATTCGACGGGTTGCATGTCGCACATCAGAAGATCTTACAAACTCTCACTGAAAAAGCGAAAGCCATCCGCGGAAGAAGTGTAGCGATAACTTTCAAGCCGCATCCTCAGGAAATACTCGGTAAGAAAAAAGTCGAGCTCCTTCTTACCGAGGAAGAGAGAGTCCAGACGTTAAGCGAGGCCGGAGTCGACGAAGTCTGCCTCATCAAATTTGACAGGGATTTCTCTCTCGTTACTGCCGAGGAGTTTCTTGTGGAGCTTGTTCGCGGAAGAATTGGCTTGAGTGAGCTAGTGCTCGGGTACAGCCACACTTTCGGACGCGGCGCCGAGGGAAATGTCGCATTTGCAACAAAGGTCGGCGCGAAGATCGGATTTAAGGTCGACTCGATTGATGCGATAAAGATCGATGGAAATATTGTGTCGACGTCAAACATAAAGAGATTGCTGAAAAACGGGAACCTCGCGCTCGCGAATCGGATGCTCGGCCGGCCTTACGCGATCGATGGCTATGTGATCAGAGGAGACGCGAGAGGCCGCACGCTTGGTTATCCGACAGCGAATCTGAGACTCGTCGACGAGAGAATACTATACCCTTCTAACGGTGTTTATATCGTCGAAGCACACGTTGAAGGAGATAGGTTCACGGGTCTGGCCAGCGTCGGAGTGAGACCAACCTTTGAAGAAAGCACCACTGTTACACTGGAGGTATGGATATCAGATTTCCACAGAGATATATATGGCAAGAAAATCAGGGTATCGTTCATTCATCGGCTGCGCGACGAACTCAAATTCGATTCCCCGGAGCAGCTGATCTCCCACATGGATGCCGACAAAGCGATGATGAACGAATATCTAGTAAGAACTTTGAACAAACAAAAGCAGGAGTTTTAA
- the rpsO gene encoding 30S ribosomal protein S15, whose protein sequence is MPLTKEHKQDIIKKYGKSDHDSGSTEVQIAILTERINELSSHFDAHKKDNHSRTGLLRMVGKRRRLLDYLQSQNIDRYRKILDELGLRK, encoded by the coding sequence ATGCCTTTAACGAAGGAGCACAAGCAGGACATAATTAAGAAATATGGGAAGTCGGATCATGACTCAGGGAGCACTGAGGTCCAGATTGCCATTCTTACGGAAAGGATAAATGAACTGTCCTCCCACTTCGACGCGCACAAGAAAGACAACCATTCCCGAACGGGTTTGTTGAGGATGGTAGGCAAACGCCGCCGCCTTCTGGATTATCTTCAATCACAAAACATCGATAGATACCGGAAAATATTGGACGAGTTGGGCCTGAGAAAGTAA